Within Paenibacillus sabinae T27, the genomic segment AAGAAGCTGGTGCTGTGGGGATGCTCCATCGGTGAGGAGGATATGACCGATCTGAAGCTGGATGATCTGAAACGATTTGATCTGATCCTCGCCCGCGAATCGCTGACCTACGACATGCTGAGGAGCAAGGGGCTCACCAATGTCCGTCTATGCGCCGATCCGGCTTTTACGATGGAGAAAGAGGAGCTGCCCTTACCCGAAGGCTGGCAGGCCGGAAATACGGTCGGCTTCAACTTCAGCCCGCTGGTGATGAACCGCAACAGGGAGTCCGCCGCCGCCGTCCGGGAACTTCTAAATCACATCTTGGACACGACCGATTTGACGATCGTCCTCACTCCCCATGTGATGGAGAACGGGAACAACGACTATGAAGTGTTGAAGCGGTATGAAGAGGAATTTCGGCATACCGGCCGGGTCATTCTGCTCCCCGATCATCTGACGGCTATCCAGTATAAAGGATATATCGCGAGAATGAGATTTTTCATCGGGGCAAGAACCCATGCTACCATCGCTGCCTATTCCAATCTGGTGCCGACTATGGTTCTGGGTTACAGCGTGAAGTCGAAGGGTATCTCCAAAGATATTTTCGGGGAAGAGAAGCTGGTGCTCGGGATCGAGGAAATATCCAGCGGAGAGAGGCTGATTCAGAAATTCGACGAAATGCTGCGCGATGAAGACCGGATCAGGCACACGCTGCAGAAATCCATTCCCCGCATCCAGGCCATGTCGTACAAAGCCGTCGATTATTTACAAGAACTGGCGTGAGGCCCGTTATGAAAAAGAACCTGCTGTTCGTCATGCCCGGTCTGTCCGCCGGGGGAGGGGAAAAGAGCCTGGTCAATTTGCTCTCCCAGATTGATTTCGGGCAATACGCCGTCGATTTATTTCTGTTCAATCACGAAGGGATTTTTATGGAGTTCCTGCCCAAAGAGGTCAATGTGCTGCCGCTTCCCGAGAGCTTCAGGCTGTTTCATCTGCCGCTGGCCCGTTCCGTCAAGGAGCTGGTGCTCCGGCATAAGCTGCCTCTGGCCTACAGCCGGACGATGTTTGCGTTCAAGAACGCCGTCTCGCAGAGCCGGGCCGTTACCGAGCAGTACAGCTGGAAGTATATTTCCAGAT encodes:
- a CDS encoding polysaccharide pyruvyl transferase family protein, which codes for MKIMMFLHGGSLNRGCEAIVRSSTTIIKEKITDSKVYLSSNRPESDQIITALDGIYDGSDKAIRKYSYDWLLSSFKVKFFKDESFIFGKIHHNIIKHINDMDVYLSIGGDNYCYGEQPGWYEIDRRVKKEGKKLVLWGCSIGEEDMTDLKLDDLKRFDLILARESLTYDMLRSKGLTNVRLCADPAFTMEKEELPLPEGWQAGNTVGFNFSPLVMNRNRESAAAVRELLNHILDTTDLTIVLTPHVMENGNNDYEVLKRYEEEFRHTGRVILLPDHLTAIQYKGYIARMRFFIGARTHATIAAYSNLVPTMVLGYSVKSKGISKDIFGEEKLVLGIEEISSGERLIQKFDEMLRDEDRIRHTLQKSIPRIQAMSYKAVDYLQELA